In one Choloepus didactylus isolate mChoDid1 chromosome 1, mChoDid1.pri, whole genome shotgun sequence genomic region, the following are encoded:
- the LOC119526888 gene encoding IQ domain-containing protein F5-like: protein MVFWPKLVHVRLGEAADPKVKIIIPTPEAAVVSIQAWWRGTLVRRTLLHAALRAWIIQSWWREHLARQLERRRRAALESYAQQEGAAVRLQAWARMWRVRRRFCRLVGAARIIQAYWRWRNCHTRGFIQGHYEVKEKQLNLQLEISLGSQACRVTQCVPLPINE, encoded by the exons ATGGTGTTCTGGCCTAAACTGGTCCATGTAAGACTGGGCGAGGCAGCAG ACCCCAAAGTGAAGATCATCATCCCAACGCCAGAGGCGGCGGTCGTGTCCATCCAGGCCTGGTGGCGCGGCACCCTGGTGCGCCGGACGCTGCTGCACGCGGCCCTCCGGGCCTGGATCATCCAGAGCTGGTGGCGGGAACACCTGGCCCGGCAGCTGGAGAGGAGGCGGCGCGCGGCGCTGGAGTCCTACGCGCAGCAGGAGGGCGCCGCCGTGCGGCTGCAGGCCTGGGCGCGCATGTGGCGTGTCCGCCGGCGCTTCTGCCGCCTGGTCGGCGCCGCCCGCATCATCCAGGCCTATTGGCGTTGGCGGAACTGCCACACCCGTGGCTTTATCCAGGGTCACTATGAAGTCAAGGAGAAACAACTGAATCTCCAGCTGGAAATCTCGCTGGGCTCACAGGCTTGTCGGGTGACACAGTGCGTACCCCTTCCAATAAACGAATGA